The following proteins are encoded in a genomic region of Lachnospiraceae bacterium KM106-2:
- a CDS encoding ABC transporter, permease protein, whose amino-acid sequence MTLHWLLRILNILIGVIPGAVSQGVLWSLMSLGVYITFKVLDFADMTVDGSFALGGAICASMILKGWNPFIAILCAIIAGLLAGMITGFLNTSLRIPAILAGILTQLSLYSINLRIMGRANLPLLNSKTMFDLINGMIQSITGTRIKAQYLVLVVGILCAILVIGILYWFFGTEIGSAIRATGNNEKMMRALGQNTNHTKVVALMLSNGLVALSGALVCMDNGYGDVGMGTGAIVIGLASIVIGEVLLKYFKSFGMKLIAVVVGSILYRIVVAVVLQLGMNADDMKLLTAILVAFALAVPVIAEKFRERFGKLDYEYLIEKEKDQ is encoded by the coding sequence ATGACATTGCATTGGTTATTGCGAATATTAAATATTCTTATAGGGGTAATACCGGGAGCGGTTTCGCAAGGGGTATTATGGAGTTTGATGTCGCTAGGAGTTTACATAACATTTAAGGTATTAGATTTTGCGGATATGACAGTTGATGGAAGTTTTGCATTAGGTGGTGCCATCTGCGCCTCAATGATATTAAAAGGATGGAATCCATTTATCGCAATTTTATGTGCGATCATTGCAGGACTGTTAGCCGGTATGATAACCGGTTTTTTAAATACGAGTTTACGAATACCAGCTATTTTAGCCGGAATCTTAACGCAGTTATCCCTTTATTCTATTAATCTTAGAATTATGGGAAGAGCGAATCTTCCACTTTTAAATAGCAAGACCATGTTTGATCTGATCAATGGCATGATCCAGTCCATCACGGGAACCAGGATCAAAGCACAATACTTAGTCTTAGTAGTAGGAATTCTATGTGCCATCTTAGTGATCGGTATTTTATATTGGTTCTTTGGAACCGAGATCGGTTCTGCGATTCGAGCAACCGGAAATAACGAAAAGATGATGAGAGCTCTTGGACAGAATACGAATCATACTAAAGTGGTTGCGCTAATGTTATCGAATGGTCTTGTAGCTTTATCAGGTGCATTAGTCTGTATGGATAATGGATATGGTGATGTCGGAATGGGAACCGGAGCGATTGTCATCGGTCTTGCATCAATTGTCATCGGAGAGGTTTTGTTAAAATATTTTAAGTCATTTGGGATGAAATTAATTGCGGTTGTAGTCGGATCTATCTTGTATCGAATTGTTGTTGCAGTTGTACTGCAATTAGGAATGAATGCAGATGATATGAAGTTATTAACAGCAATTCTTGTTGCCTTTGCATTAGCAGTTCCTGTGATCGCAGAGAAGTTTAGAGAACGATTTGGTAAATTAGATTATGAATATCTCATAGAGAAAGAGAAAGACCAATAA
- a CDS encoding ABC transporter substrate-binding protein, whose product MKKRISLLLIVILAISLLAGCESAKETSSKKDKNKVTKIGIIQLTQHVALDAAYKGFVAGLKDAGYEDGKNIKLDFNNAQGDQSNCTTIAQKLVNDKDDLILAIATPAAQSCASKTKDIPILITAVTDPKTSGLVKTNEKPGNNVTGTSDLTPVKEQIALLKKILPNAKKVGVLYCSSEDNSIFQADIAKKEIQANGMEVVEATVSNTNEIASVTQSLVGKVDVIYTPTDNMIAQGMPNIAKIATASKIPCIVGEEGMVKNGGLATYGIDYYKLGKQTAAMAVKILKGEAKPEDMSIEYLKDCTLKVNEKAAKELGITLPKDLK is encoded by the coding sequence ATGAAAAAAAGAATAAGTTTGTTATTAATTGTAATATTAGCTATTTCTCTTTTGGCAGGTTGTGAATCGGCAAAGGAGACATCATCAAAGAAGGATAAGAATAAGGTTACAAAGATCGGTATCATTCAATTGACCCAGCATGTGGCATTAGATGCAGCATATAAAGGATTTGTTGCTGGTTTGAAAGACGCAGGATATGAGGATGGTAAGAACATTAAGTTAGATTTTAATAATGCTCAGGGTGACCAAAGTAACTGTACTACCATTGCTCAAAAGCTTGTAAATGATAAAGATGATCTGATCTTAGCGATTGCAACTCCTGCGGCTCAGTCATGTGCTTCTAAGACGAAGGATATTCCTATCTTGATCACGGCAGTTACAGATCCGAAGACATCCGGTTTAGTTAAGACGAATGAAAAGCCTGGGAATAATGTAACAGGTACCAGTGATCTGACTCCAGTGAAAGAGCAGATCGCATTATTAAAGAAGATATTACCGAATGCTAAGAAAGTCGGAGTGTTATATTGTTCCTCTGAAGATAATTCTATCTTTCAGGCAGATATTGCAAAGAAAGAGATTCAAGCAAATGGAATGGAAGTTGTAGAAGCAACGGTTTCTAATACCAATGAAATTGCATCTGTAACGCAGTCATTAGTAGGGAAAGTCGATGTCATCTATACACCAACGGATAATATGATCGCACAAGGTATGCCTAATATTGCAAAGATCGCTACTGCAAGCAAGATCCCATGTATCGTAGGAGAAGAAGGAATGGTCAAGAATGGCGGACTTGCAACTTACGGAATCGATTATTATAAGTTAGGAAAGCAGACAGCAGCTATGGCCGTTAAGATATTAAAAGGAGAGGCAAAACCAGAGGATATGTCGATTGAGTATCTAAAAGATTGTACGCTTAAGGTAAATGAGAAAGCGGCAAAAGAGTTAGGAATTACTCTTCCTAAGGATTTGAAATAG
- a CDS encoding bacterial surface protein, with the protein MGAYADEVADSNTNVETTTDDTWNDVVLSETQVTRAVGTSITLELNNVEADANTYKISFTSDNNQVASVDEAGNVQAVAIGTANINCIVTLSDNTTKTYTCAVTVTDPKFSESSYIIGKGGSIQLAITGTKSKASNLLISDTSIASVTSTSKLTVKAKKKGSVSVQAEVDGRTLVGSIEVTQPKISKTLCLLVKGKSYQLTMSGHSKKTPVVYSIKDSKVASISKTGVIKGLKYGSTVVTVNVDNANYTATVAVGKKSTIGMIKKAQTALGKRYSQPKRMKTNYYDCSSLVWRSYKTYKYYLGNKKYAPTAAAQAHYLVGKKKVVSYKYVSESKLQPGDVLYISTKKNGRYKNITHTAIYIGNNTIIHATPPKVTYATYTKYKKSIVVIARPTK; encoded by the coding sequence GTGGGAGCTTATGCAGATGAAGTTGCAGATTCGAATACAAATGTGGAAACAACAACGGATGACACATGGAATGATGTTGTGTTAAGTGAAACGCAGGTTACAAGAGCGGTAGGAACAAGTATTACATTGGAACTTAATAATGTCGAGGCAGACGCCAATACATATAAAATTAGTTTTACATCGGATAATAACCAAGTTGCATCAGTCGATGAAGCTGGAAATGTCCAAGCTGTTGCTATTGGTACAGCGAACATAAATTGTATTGTGACACTTTCAGATAATACAACGAAAACATATACTTGTGCTGTAACAGTTACCGATCCTAAATTTAGTGAGTCAAGCTATATTATTGGAAAAGGTGGCAGTATTCAGCTTGCAATTACAGGTACGAAATCGAAAGCATCCAATTTATTGATCAGTGATACTTCCATTGCATCTGTTACTAGTACTTCAAAGCTAACAGTCAAAGCTAAGAAAAAGGGAAGTGTCTCTGTTCAAGCTGAAGTAGATGGTAGAACTTTAGTAGGTTCGATCGAGGTTACTCAGCCTAAGATAAGTAAGACACTTTGTTTGCTTGTAAAGGGGAAAAGCTATCAGTTAACAATGTCTGGTCATTCAAAAAAGACTCCGGTTGTATATTCTATTAAAGATAGCAAAGTAGCCAGCATTAGTAAAACGGGAGTAATTAAAGGTTTAAAATATGGTAGTACTGTTGTTACGGTAAATGTTGATAATGCTAATTATACAGCAACCGTTGCAGTCGGTAAGAAGAGTACTATCGGTATGATCAAAAAGGCACAGACAGCATTAGGTAAGAGATATAGTCAGCCAAAACGAATGAAAACTAATTACTATGATTGTAGCTCTTTAGTTTGGAGAAGCTATAAAACTTATAAATATTATCTTGGAAATAAGAAATATGCGCCGACAGCAGCGGCTCAGGCTCATTATCTTGTTGGTAAGAAAAAGGTAGTGTCATATAAGTATGTAAGTGAATCAAAATTACAGCCTGGTGATGTATTGTATATCAGTACAAAGAAGAATGGTCGTTATAAGAACATAACTCATACAGCAATTTATATTGGGAATAACACCATCATTCATGCAACACCACCAAAAGTAACTTATGCTACTTATACAAAATATAAGAAGTCGATCGTTGTAATCGCTCGACCAACGAAATAA
- a CDS encoding probable DNA polymerase III epsilon chain, which translates to MNFIAIDFETANEKRSSPCSIGITVVKDGTIIEEKTFLIRPHEMRFEPINIMIHGIRPDDVKDCPEFCDLWDELFPYFNNNLIVAHNASFDMSVLRATLDLYNITYPTFSYTCSMLASKHFYPMLPNAKLDTVNQFLSYDFLHHDAGADASACANILLTIMKECNVTTTEDYVAATGLSFGSIFEHGYKAPKYNNRSLISKRNYENTAAKPCPVVSLTGKVVCFTGPLKSMSRSEAASYVMQMGGCFSSSVTKKTNLLVTNVSHPETLSPSQMSTKLRRAMDLKSKGQEIAIINEEEFFHLGI; encoded by the coding sequence ATGAACTTTATTGCTATAGATTTTGAAACTGCCAACGAGAAACGTAGTAGCCCCTGTTCCATCGGTATTACAGTTGTAAAAGATGGAACAATCATCGAAGAAAAGACCTTTCTCATACGTCCTCATGAAATGCGCTTCGAACCAATTAATATAATGATTCACGGCATTCGCCCCGATGACGTTAAGGATTGTCCTGAGTTCTGCGATCTATGGGATGAACTCTTCCCTTACTTTAATAACAATCTGATCGTTGCACATAATGCTTCCTTTGATATGAGTGTACTGCGAGCTACTCTGGATCTTTATAACATAACGTATCCTACCTTTTCCTATACCTGTTCCATGCTTGCTTCAAAGCATTTTTATCCGATGCTTCCTAATGCTAAGCTTGATACCGTAAACCAATTTTTATCCTATGATTTTCTTCATCATGATGCTGGTGCAGATGCCTCTGCATGTGCTAACATACTTCTAACTATTATGAAGGAATGTAATGTAACTACCACTGAAGATTATGTAGCCGCTACCGGACTTAGCTTTGGATCTATATTCGAACATGGATATAAAGCACCAAAATATAATAATCGCAGTTTAATCTCAAAACGTAATTACGAGAATACAGCTGCCAAACCGTGTCCTGTTGTTTCTCTTACCGGAAAAGTTGTCTGCTTTACCGGTCCATTAAAAAGTATGTCTCGTTCGGAAGCTGCATCCTATGTGATGCAAATGGGCGGATGTTTCTCTAGTTCGGTTACAAAAAAGACCAATCTGCTCGTAACCAATGTCTCTCATCCGGAGACTCTCTCTCCCTCACAGATGAGCACAAAGCTTAGGCGTGCGATGGATCTTAAATCAAAAGGGCAGGAGATCGCGATCATTAATGAAGAAGAATTCTTCCATTTAGGAATATAA